The Blastopirellula marina genome has a window encoding:
- a CDS encoding universal stress protein — protein MSGSFGADQVIELGARISHRTSARLRGLSTLDTSGLQNAGHLDSAAYAVSESHRIAHAERRQRISHQQMEQVGQRYQIDFDTLGIEGNPIQSLVREAQYHDLLITRSADHARQLPGELNAPELIELVVQSRQPVYISRGSNTNPNRFLLVYDGSESSARVIRTFLTQKPVRSAHCRLLGVGAAADPSSKLLNSMRDYCEARHADLEVGRLAGSPRKVLIPYARKWAPDVVVMGVPRVTGLWRRIRGHVALDFLHHTQFDLYLMG, from the coding sequence TTGAGCGGATCCTTCGGAGCAGATCAAGTCATTGAATTGGGAGCGAGAATCTCTCATCGCACGTCCGCGCGACTGCGAGGCCTTTCCACCCTGGATACCAGTGGCCTGCAAAACGCTGGACACTTAGACTCCGCCGCGTATGCCGTTTCCGAGTCGCATCGAATCGCTCATGCCGAGCGACGGCAACGGATTTCGCACCAGCAAATGGAGCAAGTCGGCCAGCGTTACCAGATTGACTTCGATACGCTGGGCATCGAAGGGAACCCGATTCAAAGCCTGGTCCGCGAAGCGCAATACCACGATCTGCTGATCACGCGATCGGCCGATCATGCTCGTCAGTTGCCTGGTGAATTGAATGCCCCTGAGCTGATCGAGCTTGTCGTTCAAAGTCGCCAGCCGGTTTATATTTCGCGCGGATCGAACACGAACCCGAACCGATTTCTCCTTGTTTACGATGGCTCGGAATCGTCGGCTCGCGTGATTCGCACCTTCCTGACGCAAAAACCAGTACGCAGTGCCCATTGCCGTCTGCTGGGTGTCGGTGCGGCGGCCGATCCTTCGTCGAAGCTCCTTAACTCGATGCGTGACTACTGCGAGGCCAGGCACGCTGATCTCGAGGTCGGACGGCTTGCCGGTTCACCACGCAAGGTGCTCATTCCCTACGCGCGCAAGTGGGCCCCCGACGTCGTCGTCATGGGGGTTCCGCGTGTAACAGGGCTATGGAGGAGAATCCGAGGACACGTCGCTTTAGATTTCCTCCATCACACGCAGTTCGATCTGTACCTGATGGGATGA
- a CDS encoding LysR family transcriptional regulator encodes MIERLQDLNFLHLFYFWVAVRQGSITAACDHLHLSQPTVSSQIKKLEKSLNHELFDRSGRELRLTDVGSTVFEYADEIFSAGREMLGSLRGLPSQRSLRLSVGVPMYVPKLITYRLLEAALRFPEPVQIDYHEAPMEQLVADLARHRHDLIISDRSISSDGNKRCFNHPLGDCAVAFCAVKPMADQLRADFPQSLQRAPLLLPSPQTELRRNLDRWFDENDICPKIVAQFDDSAMLKEFGRGGAGVFPTPAAVLDQVCQQYNVELVGTLEELRSHFFAITAQRKLLHPVVMAISEEAPKILFDIRNGTNLLNEQNPSTS; translated from the coding sequence ATGATTGAGCGTCTCCAGGATTTGAATTTCCTGCACTTGTTCTATTTTTGGGTGGCCGTACGTCAGGGCAGTATTACGGCGGCATGTGATCACTTGCATCTTTCTCAGCCGACGGTGAGTTCCCAGATTAAGAAGCTCGAGAAATCGCTGAATCACGAACTGTTCGATCGAAGTGGGCGCGAACTACGGCTGACCGATGTCGGTTCAACCGTCTTTGAATACGCCGACGAAATCTTCTCGGCGGGGCGTGAAATGTTAGGTAGCTTACGCGGGCTGCCGTCGCAGCGGTCGCTACGGCTGAGTGTGGGCGTACCGATGTACGTGCCCAAACTGATCACCTACCGACTGCTGGAGGCCGCTCTCCGGTTTCCTGAACCGGTGCAGATTGATTACCACGAAGCCCCGATGGAACAGTTGGTGGCAGACCTTGCTCGGCATCGGCACGACTTGATCATCTCGGATCGATCGATTTCGTCCGACGGCAACAAGCGTTGTTTTAATCATCCGTTGGGGGACTGCGCGGTCGCGTTTTGTGCCGTCAAGCCAATGGCCGACCAACTGCGGGCAGACTTTCCCCAATCGCTGCAGCGTGCTCCGTTGCTATTGCCATCGCCACAAACGGAATTGCGACGCAATCTCGATCGATGGTTTGACGAAAACGATATCTGCCCGAAGATCGTGGCTCAGTTCGACGACAGCGCAATGCTCAAGGAATTCGGAAGAGGGGGGGCCGGCGTCTTTCCCACGCCAGCGGCCGTACTGGATCAGGTATGCCAGCAATACAACGTCGAACTAGTGGGAACACTTGAAGAGCTGCGAAGCCATTTCTTCGCGATTACCGCCCAACGGAAACTGCTGCATCCCGTGGTGATGGCCATCTCGGAAGAAGCCCCGAAGATCCTGTTTGATATACGAAATGGCACGAATCTCTTGAACGAACAGAATCCAAGTACTTCGTAG
- a CDS encoding bestrophin family protein, producing MIREGFWTEVFRLNGSVTPLVAGRLLGFTAFGAIIYALFEAFHLKNGLATAHYEYIGAVLALLLVLRTNAGYDRWWEARKIWGGIVNQSRNLAQIGLIYGPTNPSWREDYTRWVAAFSATCHHSLRGEHKFDEIQGMCEIVGTAETRRLSQADHMPLYAIHRVADLLKQAVDSGEMDRFYFLQAESERAKLIDHIGGCERILKTPLASAFSIKIRRFLFLYLMFLPIAIVDAAGVATPLIVFLVAYPLLALDQIGVELENPFSKSRLNHLPLNQISETIRGNLMASLEPLPPIIPHNAVPIPKPKSRQGEVVIAYPEEGYATYPFPSPAES from the coding sequence ATGATTCGAGAAGGTTTTTGGACGGAAGTCTTCAGGCTCAACGGCTCGGTAACTCCGCTAGTGGCAGGGCGATTACTTGGCTTTACCGCATTCGGAGCGATCATCTACGCTTTATTTGAAGCGTTTCATTTGAAGAACGGCCTGGCAACCGCGCATTACGAATACATTGGTGCCGTCCTGGCATTGCTCTTGGTTCTTCGTACCAATGCTGGCTACGACCGCTGGTGGGAAGCACGCAAGATCTGGGGAGGCATCGTCAATCAGTCACGTAACCTGGCCCAAATTGGCCTGATTTACGGCCCGACGAATCCCTCCTGGCGAGAAGACTACACGCGTTGGGTGGCTGCGTTTTCGGCGACTTGCCACCATAGCCTGCGAGGGGAACACAAGTTCGACGAAATCCAAGGGATGTGCGAGATCGTCGGGACAGCCGAAACGCGTCGGCTCAGCCAGGCCGACCATATGCCGTTGTACGCGATTCACCGGGTGGCAGACCTGCTGAAGCAAGCCGTCGACTCTGGCGAGATGGATCGCTTTTACTTTCTACAAGCCGAATCGGAGCGAGCGAAACTGATCGATCACATCGGCGGCTGCGAGCGAATCTTAAAAACGCCGTTGGCCTCGGCGTTTTCGATCAAGATCCGCCGCTTCCTGTTTCTGTACCTGATGTTCTTGCCGATCGCGATTGTCGACGCGGCAGGCGTGGCGACGCCGCTGATCGTATTTCTGGTGGCTTATCCGTTACTGGCCCTCGATCAAATTGGCGTCGAATTAGAAAACCCGTTCAGCAAGTCACGGCTCAATCACCTTCCGTTGAATCAAATTTCAGAAACGATTCGCGGCAACCTGATGGCCTCGCTGGAACCGCTGCCGCCAATCATTCCCCACAATGCGGTACCGATTCCTAAACCGAAATCGCGGCAAGGGGAAGTTGTGATTGCCTACCCCGAGGAAGGCTACGCAACCTATCCTTTTCCCTCCCCGGCCGAGTCGTAG